From the genome of Deinococcus sp. AJ005, one region includes:
- a CDS encoding serine hydrolase, protein MTSPFLSDLRAQGYVGEVGLRVCDLLGRELFALNPERVFPAASTIKVPLLILALHWAQAGRLDLESRVTLEAIDRVSGAGVLHELEPGLALSWRDVLTLMIIVSDNTATNLVIGRLGVDAVNDWLTTHGWTETRLVGKLQLPPEERNAAQLRGERNRTTAADQTDLLGRLVRGELLDTAHTAHALNILERQQFRDLIGRGLPRAENGEHLYSLASKSGELDGVHHDVGVLYTPRPLVIALLTQGGTDRRELPGNRDVNLLSGALWPLLSALGKVYG, encoded by the coding sequence ATGACCTCTCCCTTCCTGTCCGATCTCCGCGCCCAGGGTTACGTTGGAGAGGTGGGACTGCGCGTCTGTGACCTGCTGGGCCGCGAACTCTTTGCCCTGAACCCGGAGCGCGTCTTTCCGGCGGCCAGCACCATCAAGGTGCCGCTGCTGATCCTGGCGCTGCACTGGGCGCAGGCGGGGCGGCTGGATCTGGAGTCGCGGGTCACGCTGGAGGCCATTGACCGGGTCTCCGGCGCGGGCGTGTTGCACGAGCTGGAGCCGGGGCTGGCCCTGAGCTGGCGCGACGTGCTGACTTTAATGATCATCGTCAGCGACAACACCGCCACCAATCTGGTGATCGGGCGGCTGGGCGTGGACGCTGTGAACGACTGGCTTACCACGCATGGCTGGACCGAGACCCGGCTGGTGGGTAAATTGCAACTGCCACCTGAGGAACGCAACGCCGCGCAACTCCGGGGCGAACGCAACCGCACCACCGCTGCCGACCAGACCGACCTGCTGGGCCGTCTGGTGCGGGGCGAGTTGCTGGACACAGCCCACACGGCGCACGCGCTGAACATTCTGGAACGGCAGCAGTTCCGTGACCTGATCGGGCGGGGGCTGCCGCGCGCGGAGAACGGCGAACACCTGTACAGTCTGGCCAGCAAGAGCGGCGAGCTGGACGGCGTTCACCATGACGTGGGCGTGCTGTACACCCCGCGCCCGCTGGTCATCGCCCTGCTGACCCAGGGGGGCACCGACCGCCGCGAACTGCCCGGCAACCGCGACGTGAATCTGCTCTCGGGGGCGCTGTGGCCGCTGCTCTCGGCGCTGGGAAAGGTCTACGGATAG
- a CDS encoding cytochrome c yields the protein MPWVAIVCAAIMWILLLFLFNKETAPEPVTVDPAIVANISKEYPTIGKELYTSAGCVGCHGAQGQGVVGPALAGDAKILRDPVYVHSILVNGKGAMPAFGEKLKENEIYAVANYILNEWGNKEPELLTPATVAAGQNKIDPAVLKNRSRFVPEDIKLPEIFLATFIMVLLTYGLIGLYSVWAEGTELHPGIHKVRSTPIAMLSMVVTLGLTLLFSVLFARQMVIDYAGWGAKEPVMPNVTAEGFYAAMIILLLAVAIGLYKKFFMDGEVLVEDASGEFPW from the coding sequence ATGCCCTGGGTCGCCATCGTGTGCGCGGCCATCATGTGGATTCTTTTGCTTTTCCTGTTCAATAAGGAAACCGCGCCGGAACCCGTCACCGTTGATCCGGCCATCGTGGCGAACATCAGCAAGGAATATCCGACCATCGGCAAGGAGCTGTACACCTCTGCCGGTTGCGTGGGCTGTCACGGCGCGCAGGGTCAGGGCGTGGTGGGACCGGCGCTGGCTGGAGACGCCAAGATTCTGCGCGATCCGGTGTACGTGCATAGCATCCTGGTCAACGGCAAGGGGGCCATGCCCGCCTTCGGCGAGAAGCTCAAGGAAAACGAGATCTACGCCGTCGCCAACTACATCCTGAACGAGTGGGGCAATAAGGAGCCGGAATTGCTGACCCCGGCCACCGTTGCGGCGGGCCAGAACAAGATTGATCCTGCTGTCCTGAAAAACCGCAGCCGCTTCGTTCCCGAGGACATCAAACTCCCCGAGATTTTTCTGGCCACTTTCATCATGGTGCTGCTCACCTACGGCCTGATCGGTCTGTACAGCGTCTGGGCCGAGGGCACCGAGTTGCACCCCGGCATCCACAAGGTGCGTTCCACGCCGATTGCCATGCTCAGCATGGTCGTGACCCTGGGCTTGACCCTGCTGTTCAGCGTGCTGTTTGCCCGTCAGATGGTGATCGATTACGCGGGCTGGGGCGCCAAGGAACCCGTGATGCCCAACGTGACCGCCGAGGGCTTCTACGCCGCCATGATCATCCTGCTGCTGGCCGTGGCCATCGGACTGTACAAGAAGTTCTTCATGGACGGCGAGGTGCTGGTAGAAGATGCCAGCGGCGAATTCCCCTGGTAA
- a CDS encoding ubiquinol-cytochrome c reductase iron-sulfur subunit, whose amino-acid sequence MTRYRKQDPEITRRRFINAAMGTTATVGIVSLVGVLGTANPIFRLTRDKMPPVPGDILVHAAASQEGNPIKVSELSEQLVRAWPMGKAEDGSPLIRKGDPNNVLCVFRFPKGQIVAPTNLEATIDGEIVAYSDICTHAGCSVADDDQSVGDMKCPCHSGQYDPKRGCKVIGGPPPRPLAQLPIKMDGDNLVVGDFFLEFPYPFLTEQEWQARITAVKSQLA is encoded by the coding sequence ATGACCCGTTACCGCAAGCAGGATCCTGAAATCACCCGCCGCCGTTTTATCAACGCGGCCATGGGCACCACCGCCACCGTGGGCATCGTCAGTCTGGTGGGCGTGCTGGGCACCGCCAACCCGATCTTCCGCCTGACCCGCGACAAGATGCCCCCTGTACCCGGCGACATTCTGGTGCACGCCGCCGCCAGTCAGGAAGGTAACCCGATCAAGGTCAGCGAGCTGAGTGAGCAACTGGTCCGTGCCTGGCCGATGGGCAAGGCGGAGGATGGCTCGCCGCTGATCCGCAAGGGTGACCCCAACAACGTGCTGTGTGTCTTCCGCTTTCCCAAGGGCCAGATCGTGGCCCCCACCAACCTGGAAGCGACCATCGACGGCGAGATCGTGGCCTACAGCGACATCTGCACCCACGCGGGTTGCTCGGTGGCCGATGATGACCAGAGCGTGGGCGACATGAAATGCCCCTGTCACTCCGGTCAGTACGATCCCAAGCGCGGCTGCAAGGTGATCGGTGGTCCGCCTCCGCGTCCACTGGCGCAACTCCCGATCAAGATGGACGGCGACAATCTGGTGGTGGGCGACTTCTTCTTGGAATTTCCGTACCCCTTCTTGACCGAGCAGGAATGGCAGGCCCGCATCACTGCCGTCAAATCACAGCTCGCATGA
- a CDS encoding cytochrome bc complex cytochrome b subunit, with the protein MNQWLDERLNISRLNDKFLRKAFPVHHSFFLGEITLFSLIILIITGIVLALSYEPSNSLVVNSFDPGTTAKPNMLPAAYHSILKLNAMPFGDMLRRIHHWMANIMVAAAVIHMMRIYFTGAFKKPREINWWIGLLLLIFAALTAVTGYILPYDNYSYNTVKVVYGIAASIPWIGTWLAQAAFAGNFPGDGIIPRIYGYHIMLLPGILLALTGAHMLLMIKQKHTQPQYAKRLAYKKIVGVPLLTQQTPIMLMLTLLFAGIVILFAAFIPVHPSEFFGPPSTTPINNIKPDWYLLWVFGALAIIPSFEFDIFGGFIGSEFVGAILLPTVVIGVMFAVPMLDRSKDMNYYAENPTNHPVRLAIGTAFMAMLLVMSVAGYKPDLISANVLTTANANTVLWILLFAVPIATYFATIGIVRGIRSLREADERESMAHAAAADD; encoded by the coding sequence ATGAACCAGTGGCTCGACGAACGCCTGAACATCTCGCGCCTGAACGACAAGTTCCTGCGTAAAGCCTTTCCTGTTCACCACAGCTTTTTTCTGGGTGAAATCACACTGTTTAGCCTGATCATTCTGATCATCACCGGGATCGTGCTGGCGCTGTCCTACGAACCCAGCAACAGTCTGGTGGTCAACTCCTTCGATCCGGGCACCACCGCCAAGCCCAATATGTTGCCGGCGGCCTATCACTCGATCCTCAAGCTCAATGCCATGCCCTTCGGGGACATGCTGCGCCGGATTCACCACTGGATGGCCAATATCATGGTGGCCGCCGCCGTCATTCACATGATGCGGATCTACTTCACCGGGGCGTTCAAGAAACCGCGTGAAATCAACTGGTGGATCGGTCTGTTGCTGCTGATCTTTGCGGCCCTGACTGCGGTGACCGGCTACATCCTGCCCTACGACAACTACTCCTACAACACCGTCAAGGTGGTTTACGGCATCGCCGCCTCGATTCCCTGGATCGGCACCTGGCTGGCGCAGGCCGCGTTCGCGGGGAACTTCCCCGGCGACGGCATCATTCCGCGCATCTACGGCTACCACATCATGTTGCTGCCTGGCATCCTGCTGGCCCTGACCGGCGCGCACATGCTGCTGATGATCAAGCAGAAGCACACCCAGCCGCAGTATGCCAAGCGGCTTGCGTACAAGAAGATCGTCGGTGTGCCGTTGCTGACCCAGCAGACCCCGATCATGCTGATGCTGACGCTGCTGTTTGCCGGGATCGTGATCCTGTTCGCCGCCTTTATCCCGGTCCACCCCTCCGAGTTCTTCGGGCCGCCCAGCACCACCCCGATCAACAACATCAAGCCCGATTGGTATCTGTTGTGGGTCTTCGGTGCGCTGGCCATCATTCCCAGCTTCGAGTTCGATATCTTCGGCGGCTTTATCGGCTCCGAGTTTGTCGGCGCGATCCTGCTGCCCACCGTGGTCATCGGTGTCATGTTTGCCGTGCCCATGCTGGACCGCAGCAAGGACATGAACTACTACGCTGAGAACCCCACCAACCATCCGGTGCGGCTGGCGATAGGCACAGCGTTCATGGCCATGTTGCTGGTGATGTCGGTGGCCGGGTACAAGCCGGACCTGATCAGTGCCAACGTGCTGACCACGGCCAACGCCAACACCGTGCTGTGGATCCTGCTGTTCGCGGTGCCCATCGCCACCTACTTCGCCACCATCGGCATCGTGCGCGGTATCCGTTCCCTGCGTGAAGCCGATGAGCGCGAGTCGATGGCCCACGCCGCCGCCGCTGACGACTGA
- a CDS encoding DdrH, producing MTNPYAEWFEQLRTEYNEQLGAMPLPEGLPEHLRQLIQNHDEEAIQFMIKLAWQFGAQVGYAAGSREDGEQPAVIRPSNRVQA from the coding sequence ATGACGAACCCTTACGCCGAGTGGTTCGAGCAGCTTCGAACCGAGTACAACGAGCAGCTCGGGGCCATGCCACTGCCCGAAGGCTTACCCGAACATCTGCGGCAACTGATCCAGAACCACGACGAGGAAGCCATCCAGTTCATGATCAAGCTGGCCTGGCAATTCGGCGCGCAGGTGGGTTACGCCGCTGGCAGCCGCGAGGACGGCGAGCAGCCAGCCGTGATTCGGCCCAGTAACCGCGTTCAGGCTTAA
- a CDS encoding iron-sulfur cluster assembly accessory protein: protein MTAISHSETHGDMAEKPMTISEFGAQKALGIIGQSGKENAGVRVFIKSGGCSGYQYGMAIDDRELEGDTIVHDRGVKLLVDHMSLSLLQGSEVDFVENMMGGGFTVNNPNATSSCGCGHSFRTDSGQSPDGEGSSGCGSH from the coding sequence ATGACGGCGATCTCCCACTCTGAAACCCACGGTGACATGGCTGAAAAGCCCATGACCATCAGCGAATTTGGCGCGCAGAAGGCTCTGGGCATCATCGGCCAGAGCGGCAAGGAAAATGCAGGCGTGCGCGTGTTTATCAAAAGTGGTGGCTGTAGCGGTTACCAGTACGGCATGGCCATCGACGACCGCGAACTGGAAGGCGACACCATCGTGCATGACCGGGGCGTCAAGCTCCTGGTGGACCACATGAGCCTGTCGCTGTTGCAGGGCAGCGAGGTGGACTTCGTGGAGAACATGATGGGCGGCGGCTTCACGGTCAACAACCCCAACGCCACCAGCTCCTGTGGCTGTGGCCACTCCTTCCGCACCGACAGCGGCCAGTCGCCCGATGGCGAGGGCAGCAGCGGCTGCGGCAGCCACTAG
- a CDS encoding peptide ABC transporter substrate-binding protein has protein sequence MKEVSLKKILTLSALLLVPAVLAPALAGPSNNSLVVGTSQEPPNIYDPWVTNNLAISTEINNWMGAGLTGLDNAGKLYADMATTVPTAANGGYKLIKDASGKVTGNSLTYTIRPDAKWSDGSQITTADFEFWLMVQNDDRVPVPDRYPYENAKITRGANNKTFTITFNPPYLFADQAGAPGVAPSASMKAGWDAFNAATKGQKPSDAVNEQWIKFLNQYTTSNSLPKVVAGPFKPTAWRPGNSLTMTRNTNYWRKPSGGESKYVQTVTYRFIPNTNTLKVNVLSGQVDALATVGLSFDQAIDLQRGQRKFSTYFVPGSVWEHIDINTRGQKAKDLQLDTPGIRQALLYAIDRPSLVKALFQGKQPVSNVFINPLATVYKKDVEEYKFDPAKAKALFAAAGWTPGSDGILQKGGKKFSLNFGTTAGNSVRERVQQILQAQWKAVGVQVNIQNYPSSVFFGADFLSKGESGKWDLAMYAWTSNPIFEEGDLFKGSGVPTEANGYAGQNNSGWINADYDKLQAQARTDFVPASRNKLFDQMQVIWAKNVPSLPLYYRVNPYIQANGLANYDFSAYTLYPTWDAYRVGWTSKGAVSAHKQKE, from the coding sequence ATGAAAGAAGTGTCCCTGAAGAAGATTCTGACCCTTTCCGCTCTTTTGCTGGTGCCTGCGGTCCTGGCTCCGGCGCTGGCTGGGCCGTCTAACAACAGCCTGGTCGTCGGTACCTCGCAGGAACCGCCGAACATCTACGATCCCTGGGTCACCAACAACCTGGCGATCAGCACAGAGATCAACAACTGGATGGGCGCGGGCCTGACCGGTCTGGACAACGCCGGTAAGCTGTACGCCGACATGGCGACCACCGTCCCCACGGCGGCCAATGGTGGCTACAAGCTGATCAAGGATGCCAGCGGCAAGGTCACCGGCAACAGCCTGACCTACACCATTCGTCCGGATGCCAAGTGGAGCGACGGCTCACAGATTACGACCGCCGACTTCGAGTTCTGGCTGATGGTGCAAAACGACGACCGTGTGCCCGTGCCGGACCGTTACCCCTACGAGAACGCCAAGATCACGCGCGGCGCGAACAACAAGACCTTTACCATCACCTTCAATCCACCATATCTGTTTGCTGATCAGGCCGGTGCGCCTGGCGTGGCCCCCTCCGCCTCGATGAAAGCTGGCTGGGACGCCTTCAACGCGGCCACCAAGGGCCAGAAGCCCAGCGACGCGGTCAACGAGCAGTGGATCAAGTTTCTCAACCAGTACACCACCTCCAATAGCCTGCCCAAGGTAGTGGCCGGACCTTTCAAGCCCACCGCGTGGCGGCCCGGCAACAGCCTGACCATGACCCGCAACACCAACTACTGGCGCAAGCCCAGCGGCGGCGAGAGCAAGTACGTGCAGACCGTGACCTACCGCTTTATCCCCAACACCAACACCCTCAAGGTCAACGTGCTGTCAGGGCAGGTAGACGCGCTGGCGACGGTGGGGCTGTCTTTCGATCAGGCCATCGATCTGCAGCGCGGTCAGCGCAAGTTCAGCACCTACTTCGTGCCCGGGTCGGTGTGGGAGCATATCGACATCAACACGCGCGGTCAGAAGGCCAAGGATCTGCAACTGGACACTCCTGGCATTCGTCAGGCGCTGCTGTACGCCATTGACCGCCCCAGTCTGGTCAAGGCGCTGTTCCAGGGCAAGCAGCCCGTATCCAACGTCTTTATCAACCCGCTGGCGACGGTGTACAAGAAAGACGTCGAGGAGTACAAATTTGATCCGGCCAAGGCCAAAGCGCTGTTCGCCGCCGCAGGCTGGACCCCAGGCAGCGACGGCATTCTGCAAAAGGGTGGCAAGAAATTCAGCCTGAACTTCGGTACCACGGCGGGCAACAGCGTGCGCGAGCGCGTGCAGCAGATCTTGCAGGCACAGTGGAAAGCTGTGGGCGTGCAGGTCAACATCCAGAACTACCCGTCCAGCGTGTTCTTCGGCGCAGATTTCCTGTCCAAGGGCGAGTCGGGCAAGTGGGACCTGGCCATGTACGCCTGGACCAGCAACCCCATCTTCGAGGAAGGCGACCTGTTCAAGGGTTCGGGCGTGCCCACCGAGGCCAACGGCTACGCCGGGCAGAACAACTCCGGCTGGATCAATGCCGATTACGACAAGTTGCAGGCCCAGGCCCGCACGGATTTCGTTCCGGCCTCGCGCAACAAGCTCTTTGACCAGATGCAGGTCATCTGGGCCAAGAACGTGCCGTCGCTGCCGCTGTACTACCGCGTGAACCCGTACATCCAGGCCAACGGGCTGGCCAATTACGACTTCAGCGCCTACACGCTGTACCCCACCTGGGACGCCTACCGCGTGGGCTGGACCAGCAAGGGCGCAGTCTCGGCCCACAAGCAAAAAGAGTAG
- a CDS encoding ABC transporter permease — translation MATYALRRILQMIPLLLLISLVIFGLTALQPGDPVDQLIFGNPRITPEDIARLREAYGLNTPWPERYVSWLMRAFQGQFGYSRDFGIPATQFIFTQRLPNTLLLTIPALVISTLIAVPLGIYSAIRQYSPVDNILTFLSFVAFSAPVFWIGVMALYLFAVYLPQVTGGVIALPPGGLGNLTPDDGFWPFWLDRLKYLILPLSILMFREIASVSRFMRASFLEVIGQDFVRTAKAKGLPNRSVIFKHALRNALIPIVTILGLSIPGLFGGAVLTETVFSWPGMGRALLDSLVSKDFNVVMLCLMLLAILTVVFQLLADLAYALVDPRIRYS, via the coding sequence ATGGCAACCTACGCCCTGCGCCGGATCTTGCAGATGATTCCGCTGCTGCTGCTGATCAGTCTGGTGATCTTCGGCCTGACCGCCCTGCAACCCGGCGACCCGGTCGATCAACTGATCTTCGGCAACCCGCGCATCACCCCCGAGGACATCGCCCGGCTGCGCGAGGCTTACGGCCTGAACACGCCCTGGCCGGAGCGCTACGTATCATGGCTGATGCGCGCCTTCCAGGGCCAGTTTGGCTACTCGCGCGATTTCGGCATTCCGGCCACGCAGTTCATCTTCACGCAGCGCCTGCCCAACACGTTGCTGCTCACCATCCCGGCGCTGGTGATCAGCACATTGATCGCCGTGCCGCTGGGCATCTATTCGGCCATCCGGCAATACAGCCCGGTGGACAACATTCTGACGTTCCTGAGCTTCGTGGCTTTCAGCGCACCCGTGTTCTGGATCGGCGTGATGGCGCTGTATCTGTTCGCGGTGTACCTGCCGCAGGTCACGGGTGGAGTCATCGCGCTGCCGCCTGGCGGTCTGGGCAACCTGACACCCGACGACGGGTTCTGGCCGTTCTGGCTGGACCGCCTGAAATACCTGATCCTGCCGCTCTCCATTCTGATGTTCCGCGAGATCGCCTCGGTCAGCCGCTTCATGCGGGCCAGCTTTCTGGAAGTGATCGGACAGGACTTCGTGCGGACCGCCAAGGCTAAGGGGCTGCCCAACCGCTCGGTGATCTTCAAGCATGCACTGCGAAATGCCCTGATCCCGATTGTGACCATCCTGGGCCTGTCCATTCCGGGCCTGTTCGGGGGCGCGGTCCTGACTGAAACGGTGTTCTCGTGGCCGGGCATGGGCCGCGCGCTTCTGGACTCGCTGGTCAGCAAGGACTTCAACGTGGTGATGCTGTGCCTGATGCTGTTGGCCATCCTGACCGTGGTCTTTCAGCTCCTCGCCGATCTGGCCTACGCCCTGGTCGATCCCCGGATTCGCTACTCGTGA
- a CDS encoding ABC transporter permease — protein sequence MTITAPAPPAEKSYSSLQMSMRRLRRHKAAMISLAFIVFVVLAAILAPLIAPHDPNTQDLSGFFAPPSSSFPLGQDELGRDVLSRVIYGSRISLVVGFSVAIISSLLGTLMGLVAGFFGGLTDSVISRFIEFMLSLPTLPLQLVISGLFASSDAPFITNLRQNLGSSASVVIIISIFAIFGWMGTARLVRGEVLRLKNLEYVDAARALGATNNRVMWRHLAPNMLGIIVVSATIDIAGAILGEAALSFLGFGIQPPVSTWGNMLSNAQEVVLSYPWLPFYPGLAILFTVLAFNFLGDGLRDAFDPKSRR from the coding sequence ATGACAATCACTGCGCCCGCCCCGCCCGCCGAGAAAAGTTACTCCTCCCTTCAGATGTCCATGCGCCGGTTGCGGCGTCACAAGGCGGCCATGATCAGTCTGGCCTTCATCGTGTTCGTGGTGCTGGCGGCCATCCTTGCGCCGCTGATCGCCCCCCACGATCCCAACACGCAGGATCTGAGTGGCTTTTTCGCTCCGCCCAGCTCTAGTTTCCCGCTGGGCCAGGACGAACTGGGCCGCGACGTGCTGTCCCGCGTGATCTACGGCAGCCGCATCAGTCTGGTGGTGGGCTTTTCGGTGGCGATCATCAGCTCGCTGCTGGGAACCCTGATGGGTCTGGTGGCTGGCTTTTTCGGGGGCCTGACCGACTCGGTGATCAGCCGCTTTATTGAATTCATGCTCAGCTTGCCCACCCTGCCGCTGCAATTGGTGATCTCGGGGCTGTTTGCCAGCAGTGACGCGCCGTTCATTACCAACCTCCGCCAGAACCTCGGCTCCTCGGCCAGCGTGGTGATCATCATTTCCATTTTCGCCATCTTCGGCTGGATGGGCACCGCCCGACTGGTGCGCGGCGAGGTGCTGCGCCTCAAAAATCTGGAGTACGTGGACGCCGCCCGCGCGCTGGGCGCCACCAACAACCGTGTGATGTGGCGGCATCTGGCCCCCAACATGCTGGGCATTATTGTGGTCAGCGCCACCATCGACATCGCCGGAGCGATTCTGGGCGAGGCGGCCCTCAGCTTTCTGGGCTTCGGCATTCAGCCCCCCGTCTCCACCTGGGGGAACATGCTCAGCAACGCGCAGGAAGTGGTTCTCAGTTACCCCTGGCTGCCCTTCTACCCTGGGCTGGCGATCCTGTTCACCGTGCTGGCCTTCAATTTTCTGGGTGATGGTCTGCGCGACGCCTTCGATCCGAAAAGCCGCCGCTAG
- the ruvC gene encoding crossover junction endodeoxyribonuclease RuvC, with amino-acid sequence MIVLGIDPGLANLGLGLVDGNVRKARHLHHVCITTESAWVMPRRLAYIHSEVSRLIETYQPEAVAIEDQILRRQADVAFKVGQAFGVVQLACAQAGVPVHYYGPMQVKKSLVGSGRADKEQVIYMVKASLGVRELFNNHAADALALALTHLAHQPMQAAAARLARA; translated from the coding sequence ATGATCGTCCTCGGCATTGATCCCGGCCTCGCCAATCTGGGCCTTGGTCTGGTGGACGGCAATGTCCGCAAGGCCAGGCACCTGCACCACGTCTGCATTACCACCGAGAGTGCCTGGGTCATGCCCCGCCGCCTGGCCTACATCCACAGCGAGGTCAGTCGCCTGATCGAGACATATCAGCCGGAAGCCGTCGCCATCGAGGACCAGATTCTGCGCCGCCAGGCGGACGTGGCCTTCAAGGTGGGGCAGGCGTTCGGTGTGGTGCAACTGGCCTGCGCCCAGGCAGGGGTGCCCGTGCATTATTACGGTCCCATGCAGGTCAAGAAGTCGCTGGTGGGATCGGGCCGCGCCGACAAGGAGCAGGTCATTTACATGGTCAAAGCGTCGCTGGGCGTGCGCGAACTGTTCAACAACCACGCGGCGGACGCGCTGGCGCTGGCGCTGACGCATTTGGCCCACCAGCCGATGCAGGCCGCCGCCGCCCGGCTGGCCCGCGCTTAA
- a CDS encoding PrsW family intramembrane metalloprotease, with the protein MPAAALTLSLLASVGVTLWWLWFFVRRDRHPEPLWLLARTFAWGMFAWLIAAAFEASLGRMLDSTLPLTLLLVALLTAVIEEGSKFVAATTAITELSFDEPMDGLVYAVTAALGFALMENVTYTLGFGSGAATWHALVTTLAHALFSAPQGYALGGLHWQQVRGPGFGRSGLGSVRGWILRGVLLSMALHSAFNGLVSGPPGLWPLLALGGVVVLMIGLASRYYLSFEAHAREHGPSAYFLETQAQRNSK; encoded by the coding sequence ATGCCTGCTGCCGCGCTGACCCTATCTCTGCTGGCATCCGTGGGCGTAACACTGTGGTGGCTGTGGTTCTTCGTGCGCCGGGACCGCCACCCGGAGCCGCTGTGGTTGCTGGCCCGCACCTTCGCCTGGGGCATGTTCGCGTGGCTGATCGCGGCGGCCTTCGAGGCCAGCCTGGGCAGGATGCTGGACTCTACCCTGCCGCTGACCCTGCTCTTGGTGGCCTTGCTGACCGCCGTGATCGAGGAAGGCAGTAAATTCGTGGCGGCCACAACGGCCATCACCGAACTGTCCTTTGATGAACCGATGGACGGTCTGGTCTACGCCGTGACCGCCGCGCTGGGCTTCGCTTTAATGGAAAACGTGACCTACACGCTGGGTTTTGGCAGCGGGGCGGCCACTTGGCACGCACTGGTCACCACGCTGGCCCATGCGCTGTTCAGCGCCCCGCAAGGTTACGCGCTTGGCGGCCTGCACTGGCAGCAGGTCCGAGGCCCAGGTTTTGGAAGATCGGGATTGGGTTCGGTGCGGGGCTGGATTCTGCGCGGTGTGTTACTGAGTATGGCGCTGCACTCCGCCTTCAACGGTCTGGTGTCCGGGCCGCCCGGCCTGTGGCCCCTGCTGGCGCTGGGCGGGGTGGTGGTGTTGATGATCGGCCTGGCGAGCCGCTATTACCTCAGCTTCGAGGCACACGCCCGCGAACACGGTCCCTCGGCCTATTTTCTGGAAACCCAGGCGCAACGCAATTCAAAGTGA
- the moaD gene encoding molybdopterin converting factor subunit 1, whose amino-acid sequence MRLNVVFFAHLRREIGTEQLALDAPDGADVRAVASLIEAQHGLSLKGCMVAVNESYAAPDHALKDGDEVAFLPPVAGGSGDPATHCEMTDQPLLLQTADAFLVRPECGAQAYFVGTVRSPNKGKEVEYIDYEGYAPMARKVMQGAAEAAREKHGELRVWIQHRTGRLLPGEASILIGVASPHRRAALEACDLLIEYLKVEIPVWKHEGDEDGQHWVEGHSEHPAL is encoded by the coding sequence ATGCGGTTGAACGTGGTGTTTTTTGCCCACCTGCGGCGGGAAATTGGGACTGAGCAACTGGCGCTGGACGCCCCCGATGGAGCCGATGTGCGGGCGGTGGCCTCTCTGATTGAGGCGCAGCATGGTCTGAGCCTGAAAGGATGCATGGTGGCGGTGAACGAGAGCTACGCCGCGCCGGACCACGCCCTGAAAGACGGGGACGAGGTGGCCTTTCTCCCTCCAGTGGCGGGCGGGAGCGGCGACCCAGCCACCCACTGCGAGATGACCGATCAACCCCTGCTACTTCAGACGGCGGACGCTTTTCTGGTTCGGCCCGAGTGTGGCGCGCAGGCGTATTTCGTGGGCACGGTCCGCAGCCCGAATAAGGGGAAGGAAGTCGAGTACATCGATTACGAGGGCTACGCACCAATGGCCCGCAAGGTCATGCAGGGCGCAGCGGAGGCCGCACGCGAAAAGCACGGCGAGTTGCGGGTCTGGATTCAGCACCGCACCGGACGCCTGTTGCCGGGCGAGGCCAGCATCCTGATTGGGGTGGCCAGCCCACACCGCCGCGCCGCGCTGGAAGCCTGCGATCTGCTGATCGAATACCTGAAGGTAGAAATCCCTGTGTGGAAGCACGAGGGCGATGAAGACGGCCAGCATTGGGTGGAGGGTCACTCGGAGCATCCGGCGCTTTAG